The Lolium perenne chloroplast, complete genome genome window below encodes:
- the rpl23 gene encoding ribosomal protein L23 gives MDGIKYAVFTEKSLRLLGKNQYTFNVESGFTKTEIKHWVELFFGVKVVAVNSHRLPGKGRRIGPILGHTMHYRRMIITLQPGYSIPLLDREKN, from the coding sequence ATGGATGGAATCAAATACGCAGTATTTACAGAAAAAAGTCTTCGTTTATTGGGAAAGAATCAATATACTTTTAATGTCGAATCGGGATTCACTAAGACAGAAATAAAGCATTGGGTCGAACTCTTCTTTGGTGTTAAGGTAGTAGCTGTGAATAGCCATCGACTACCTGGAAAGGGTAGAAGAATAGGACCTATTCTGGGACATACAATGCATTACAGACGTATGATCATTACCCTTCAACCGGGTTATTCTATTCCACTTCTAGATAGAGAAAAAAACTAA
- the ndhB gene encoding NADH-plastoquinone oxidoreductase subunit 2 translates to MIWHVQNENFILDSTRIFMKAFHLLLFNGSFIFPECILIFGLILLLMIDSTSDQKDRPWFYFISSTSLVISITALLFRWREEPIISFSGNFQTNNFNEIFQFLILLCSTLCIPLSVEYIECTEMAITEFLLFILTATLGGMFLCGANDLITIFVAPECFSLCSYLLSGYTKRDLRSNEATMKYLLMGGASSSILVHGFSWLYGSSGGEIELQEIVNGLINTQMYNSPGISIALISITVGLGFKLSPAPFHQWTPDVYEGSPTPVVAFLSVTSKVAASASATRILDIPFYFSSNEWHLLLEILAILSMILGNLLAITQTSMKRMLAYSSIGQIGYVIIGIIVGDSNDGYASMITYMLFYISMNLGTFACIVLFGLRTGTDNIRDYAGLYTKDPFLALSLALCLLSLGGLPPLAGFFGKLYLFWCGWQAGLYFLVSIGLLTSVLSIYYYLKIIKLLMTGRNQEITPYVRNYRRSPLRSNNSIELSMTVCVIASTLPGISMNPILAIAQDTLF, encoded by the exons ATGATCTGGCATGTACAGAATGAAAACTTCATTCTCGATTCTACGAGAATTTTTATGAAAGCGTTTCATTTGCTTCTCTTCAATGGAAGTTTCATTTTCCCAGAATGTATCCTAATTTTTGGCCTAATTCTTCTTCTGATGATCGATTCAACCTCTGATCAAAAAGATAGACCTTGGTTCTATTTCATCTCTTCAACAAGTTTAGTAATAAGCATAACGGCCCTATTGTTCCGATGGAGAGAAGAACCTATAATTAGCTTTTCGGGAAATTTCCAAACGAACAATTTCAACGAAATCTTTCAATTTCTCATTTTATTATGTTCCACTTTATGTATTCCTCTATCCGTAGAGTACATTGAATGTACCGAAATGGCTATAACAGAGTTTCTGTTATTCATATTAACAGCTACTCTAGGGGGAATGTTTTTATGTGGTGCTAACGATTTAATAACTATCTTTGTAGCTCCAGAATGTTTCAGTTTATGTTCCTACCTATTGTCTGGATATACCAAGAGAGATCTACGGTCTAATGAGGCTACTATGAAATATTTACTCATGGGTGGGGCAAGCTCTTCTATTCTGGTTCATGGTTTCTCTTGGCTATATGGTTCATCTGGGGGGGAGATCGAGCTTCAAGAAATTGTGAACGGTCTTATCAATACACAAATGTATAACTCCCCAGGAATTTCAATTGCGCTTATATCCATCACTGTAGGACTTGGGTTCAAGCTTTCCCCAGCCCCTTTTCATCAATGGACTCCTGACGTCTACGAAGGA TCCCCCACTCCAGTCGTTGCTTTTCTTTCTGTTACTTCAAAAGTAGCTGCTTCAGCTTCAGCCACGCGAATTCTCGATATTCCTTTTTATTTCTCATCAAACGAATGGCATCTTCTTCTGGAAATCCTAGCTATTCTTAGCATGATTTTGGGGAATCTCCTTGCTATTACTCAAACAAGCATGAAACGTATGCTTGCATATTCGTCCATAGGGCAAATCGGATATGTAATTATTGGAATAATTGTTGGAGACTCAAATGATGGATATGCAAGCATGATAACTTATATGCTGTTCTATATCTCCATGAATCTAGGAACTTTTGCTTGCATTGTATTATTTGGTCTACGTACCGGAACTGATAACATTCGAGATTATGCAGGATTATACACGAAAGATCCTTTTTTGGCTCTCTCTTTAGCCCTATGTCTCTTATCCCTAGGAGGCCTTCCTCCACTAGCAGGTTTCTTCGGAAAACTCTATCTATTCTGGTGTGGATGGCAAGCAGGCCTATATTTCTTGGTTTCAATAGGACTCCTTACGAGCGTTCTTTCTATCTACTATTATCTAAAAATAATCAAGTTATTAATGACTGGACGAAACCAAGAAATTACCCCTTATGTGCGAAATTATAGAAGATCCCCTTTAAGATCAAACAATTCCATCGAATTGAGTATGACTGTATGTGTGATAGCATCTACTTTACCAGGAATATCAATGAACCCCATTCTTGCAATTGCTCAGGATACCCTCTTTTAG
- the rps7 gene encoding ribosomal protein S7 produces MSRRGTAEKRTAKSDPIFRNRLVNMVVNRIMKDGKKSLAYQILYRAVKKIQQKTETNPLLVLRQAIRRVTPNIGVKTRRNKKGSTRKVPIEIGSKQGRALAIRWLLEASQKRPGRNMAFKLSSELVDAAKGSGGAIRKKEATHRMAEANRALAHFR; encoded by the coding sequence ATGTCACGTCGAGGTACTGCAGAAAAAAGAACTGCAAAATCCGATCCTATTTTTCGTAATCGATTAGTTAACATGGTGGTTAACCGTATTATGAAAGACGGAAAAAAATCATTGGCTTATCAAATTCTCTATCGAGCCGTGAAAAAGATTCAACAAAAGACAGAAACAAATCCACTATTGGTTTTACGTCAAGCAATACGTAGAGTAACTCCCAATATAGGAGTAAAAACAAGACGTAATAAAAAAGGATCGACGCGGAAAGTTCCGATTGAAATAGGATCTAAACAAGGAAGAGCACTTGCCATTCGTTGGTTATTAGAAGCATCCCAAAAGCGTCCGGGTCGAAATATGGCTTTCAAATTAAGTTCCGAATTAGTAGATGCTGCCAAAGGGAGTGGGGGTGCCATACGCAAAAAGGAAGCGACTCATAGAATGGCAGAGGCAAATAGAGCTCTTGCACATTTTCGTTAA